A region from the uncultured Draconibacterium sp. genome encodes:
- a CDS encoding pyridoxamine 5'-phosphate oxidase family protein: MRTLFIKNREDIDEVIRSCKTCYLAMSVNDMPYILPMNFALDGNVVILHSATEGRMWESIKKNQQVCINWTLGEDLAWQDVSVGCSYRVKSKSVIVEGKVEFIDDFDEKYRCLNLIMKQYSDREFKFGTPAVKNVGILKVHIENITAKEFGAKAVTPWNS, from the coding sequence ATGCGCACACTTTTTATAAAAAACCGTGAAGATATTGATGAAGTAATTCGCTCATGCAAAACTTGTTATCTGGCGATGTCGGTAAACGATATGCCCTATATATTGCCAATGAACTTTGCCCTCGATGGCAATGTTGTTATTCTACATTCGGCAACGGAAGGGCGAATGTGGGAGAGTATAAAAAAGAATCAGCAGGTTTGCATTAACTGGACTCTCGGCGAAGATTTGGCCTGGCAAGATGTAAGCGTTGGTTGCAGTTATCGGGTAAAATCAAAATCGGTTATTGTTGAAGGGAAAGTGGAATTTATTGACGATTTTGACGAAAAGTACCGTTGTCTTAATTTAATCATGAAACAGTACAGCGACCGGGAGTTTAAATTCGGAACGCCTGCTGTAAAAAATGTTGGTATTTTAAAGGTTCATATTGAAAATATTACAGCTAAAGAATTTGGAGCGAAGGCAGTAACGCCTTGGAATTCGTAA